The Eremothecium cymbalariae DBVPG#7215 chromosome 8, complete sequence genome has a window encoding:
- the IMH1 gene encoding Imh1p (similar to Ashbya gossypii ADL037W) translates to MFKQLSQIGKNITDEISRGLNEDFSTQDSNQVQGQQQQAPAIKREATPSEYDDYPKEIQAKLRKFEKYEQKYPLLLTAYKAEKEKAEDIEALIKILSENTPVSSLNEADQLKGFFEDLNMKNSLLNDEVKRLSYEAISRDKELEELKQLAVEQYSKVSANEDKDLDALLETQKLKLEQKYDEIVREKDGEIEELKSTLQKVDQKIETLELLVAEKENALSGLDGQLKDQDEKLNQMEKLLSLYKDVIKEFDEPKSNVVSKGSPPTSTGRSNKRNKNKKNKNKQSVKDIAGGGVNLEHDGVDNKDKEPGTSLSEAIFSSIETKVKYENLCGDYEKLKEELEKNKKDGDQYREMELRISSLQSELSDTKVALKTRNEELEMVKDMLKTVGNELVDAKDKLKEQGGTSDEELKRLKAEVEALHDAKSQSASSYEEQLGKLTKEVATLLDDKNRLESVLVQSNDQLTRAQEQVQKFRIQNNEMNDKMREFNTLKKSESNSKLALAQREKTIAYLEQQVKDYSLQGSNAQKALRDLEIERERLNKRIEYLVKDLERTKSESKKSSGSLENYIKENGKLSERLEVLQEKYDTVKSLKSNSNNQVDSIKRQCEELNVKLKEANKKIIALEEELNENANILQERTRETNAMRRLLNDDHTDTNAKFRELEEKLAIIRDERDKLKSELDIQVSRRHREVQDLRETNLELKSQISTLTLKEKEYETEVLHLKAVNQRMQRRSSTASEGSEELELVVKSLKESLGNSEQRLRNLKASNQELRLLNSDLNSKLERLSKNYKLLSGQLKVAKEQSGGGATITAMGHGTQSARSSRSGSISIPPSPGNGGEQQQVDASSMGGMKRYATNSGASGATHEVEVNEKIAYIKNVLLGFLEHREQRSQLLPVVTTLLHLDKSDERRLLTSLK, encoded by the coding sequence ATGTTTAAACAGTTATCACAAATTGGTAAGAATATTACCGATGAGATATCTCGGGGGCTGAACGAGGACTTTTCTACACAGGACTCGAACCAAGTACAGGGCCAACAGCAGCAAGCACCTGCAATAAAGCGTGAAGCTACTCCTAGTGAATACGATGATTACCCTAAGGAGATCCAGGCAAAGCTTCggaagtttgaaaaatatgagCAGAAGTATCCATTGCTACTGACTGCGTACAAAGCAGAAAAGGAGAAGGCGGAGGATATTGAAGCATTGATCAAGATACTGTCTGAGAACACTCCGGTGTCCAGTTTGAATGAAGCAGACCAATTGAAGGGATTCTTCGAAGAtctgaatatgaagaattcGCTTTTAAATGACGAGGTGAAGCGTTTAAGTTATGAAGCTATTAGCAGAGATAAAGAGTTGGAAGAGTTAAAACAGTTGGCTGTGGAGCAGTATTCAAAGGTTAGCGCAAATGAGGATAAGGACTTGGATGCTTTACTAGAAACCCAGAAACTTAAACTTGAGCAAAAATATGATGAGATCGTGAGGGAGAAGGATGGTGAGATAGAGGAGTTGAAGTCGACATTACAGAAGGTCGATCAAAAGATAGAGACACTGGAGTTATTAGTAgcagaaaaggaaaatgcCCTTTCAGGGCTTGATGGTCAGTTAAAAGatcaagatgaaaaattaaatcAAATGGAGAAGTTGTTATCTTTGTACAAAGACGTCATCAAGGAGTTTGATGAGCCTAAGAGCAATGTTGTTTCCAAAGGGTCTCCGCCCACTTCAACTGGTAGATCTAATAAAAGGAAtaagaacaagaagaacaagaataAGCAGTCTGTGAAGGATATTGCAGGTGGTGGTGTAAACTTGGAGCATGATGGCGTAgataataaagataaagaaCCAGGGACGTCTCTCAGCGAAGCTATATTTAGTTCTATTGAGACTAAAGTCAAATATGAAAACCTTTGCGGGGActatgaaaaattgaaagaagagttggaaaagaataaaaaggaTGGGGACCAATATAGGGAGATGGAACTTCGTATTAGTTCGTTACAATCTGAACTTTCAGACACAAAAGTAGCTCTTAAGACCAGAAATGAGGAATTGGAGATGGTGAAAGATATGCTCAAGACAGTAGGGAATGAGTTAGTAGATGCAAAGGATAAACTGAAAGAGCAAGGTGGTACAAGTGACGAAGAGCTAAAAAGATTGAAGGCCGAAGTAGAAGCTTTGCATGATGCGAAGAGCCAGTCGGCTTCTAGTTACGAGGAGCAACTTGGCAAGCTAACCAAGGAAGTAGCCACGTTGCTGGATGATAAAAACCGTTTAGAAAGTGTGTTGGTTCAATCGAATGACCAATTAACAAGAGCGCAAGAACAAGTTCAGAAATTCAGAATCCAGAATAACGAAATGAACGACAAGATGAGAGAATTTAatactttgaaaaaatcTGAGTCGAATTCAAAGCTTGCATTAGCCCAAAGAGAGAAAACGATTGCATACTTGGAGCAACAGGTAAAAGACTACAGTTTGCAAGGATCCAATGCCCAGAAAGCTCTCAGGGATCTTGAGATTGAGAGAGAAAGGTTAAACAAGAGGATTGAATACTTGGTAAAAGATTTGGAAAGAACCAAATCGGAGTCTAAAAAGAGTAGTGGATCCCTCGAGAattatattaaagaaaacgGCAAGCTGTCTGAAAGGCTAGAGGTGTTGCAAGAGAAATACGATACTGTAAAAAGTTTAAAGAGTAACTCTAACAACCAAGTGGATTCAATAAAAAGGCAATGCGAGGAGTTAAATGTGAAATTGAAGGAGGCCAACAAGAAGATTATTGCATTGGAAGAGGAATTAAACGAGAATGCAAACATTTTACAAGAGAGAACTCGTGAGACAAATGCAATGCGGCGGTTGTTGAACGATGATCATACCGATACAAACGCGAAGTTCCGTGAGCTGGAAGAAAAACTAGCTATTATACGAGATGAGAGAGACAAACTGAAGTCTGAATTAGATATTCAAGTATCTAGAAGGCACCGTGAAGTTCAAGATTTGCGGGAAACCAATCTAGAGTTGAAAAGCCAGATAAGCACCTTAactttgaaggagaaggaatATGAAACGGAGGTGCTGCATCTAAAAGCAGTCAACCAAAGGATGCAAAGACGCAGCAGTACTGCTTCCGAAGGCTCTGAAGAGCTTGAACTTGTAGTGAAGAGCTTAAAGGAGTCGTTGGGCAACTCTGAACAAAGACTTCGGAACTTGAAGGCGTCAAATCAAGAATTAAGGTTGCTGAATAGTGATTTGAATTCAAAGTTAGAGAGGCTTTCTAAAAACTACAAGTTACTTTCAGGCCAATTAAAGGTGGCGAAGGAACAaagtggtggtggtgccACCATCACCGCGATGGGTCATGGCACTCAGTCTGCTAGAAGTAGTAGGTCCGGTTCAATATCGATCCCTCCATCGCCTGGTAACGGTGGtgagcagcagcaagtGGATGCGTCTTCCATGGGTGGTATGAAAAGATACGCGACTAATTCCGGCGCTTCCGGCGCAACACATGAGGTGGAGGTAAATGAAAAGATAGCATACATCAAGAATGTGTTACTTGGGTTCTTGGAACACAGAGAACAACGTAGTCAGCTGCTTCCCGTCGTTACGACATTACTGCATCTTGACAAGAGTGATGAGAGAAGGTTACTGACATCCCTCAAATGA
- the CDA2 gene encoding chitin deacetylase CDA2 (similar to Ashbya gossypii ADL036C), protein MKLQSILLYVAAYGGGRVLGMPSREHYQLASGEMTPFPEWLSELTGLSQWPESDPPYIPLETIDLSIVPDYKPYREGECHLNPPESCSFDCYKCLAFDDIHTCSKLTQTFDDGPSGATSLLLDHLRHKTTFFNLGYNIVRNPSVYQRMLAEGHLVGTHTWSHPFLPSLTNEQIVAQLEWSVWAMNATGNHLPRWFRPPYGGIDNRVRAIARQFGLTTVLWDHDSFDWMLQSPEFSRTEQQIYDDVAEWIHGGTGIVLEHDGHERTVRIGIQVNNMIGHNQMTIAECAGGQDYLNSLPRFSRNSNPSSSLSSPNNPNNPFNGASAKDKT, encoded by the coding sequence atgaaaCTGCAGAGTATATTGTTATACGTTGCCGCCTACGGCGGCGGCAGGGTGTTGGGGATGCCCAGTAGGGAGCATTACCAGCTGGCGTCCGGGGAAATGACGCCATTCCCGGAGTGGCTCAGCGAATTGACAGGTCTTAGTCAGTGGCCGGAGTCCGATCCGCCGTACATTCCATTGGAGACGATCGACTTGTCGATAGTGCCGGACTACAAGCCGTACCGGGAGGGCGAGTGCCATTTGAATCCTCCCGAGTCGTGTTCGTTTGATTGCTACAAATGCTTGGCATTCGACGACATCCACACCTGCTCGAAGTTGACACAGACGTTCGACGACGGGCCTTCGGGCGCCACGTCTTTGTTACTTGACCATCTCCGGCACAAAACTACGTTTTTCAACTTGGGCTACAACATCGTACGCAACCCAAGCGTGTATCAGCGGATGTTGGCCGAGGGCCATTTGGTGGGCACCCACACTTGGTCGCATCCGTTCCTCCCCAGCTTGACCAACGAGCAGATCGTGGCGCAGTTGGAATGGTCCGTGTGGGCGATGAACGCGACAGGCAACCATCTCCCACGGTGGTTCAGGCCGCCCTACGGCGGCATAGATAACCGTGTCCGCGCGATTGCTCGACAGTTCGGGCTCACGACGGTGTTGTGGGACCACGACTCGTTTGACTGGATGCTACAATCTCCGGAATTCTCGAGAACTGAGCAGCAGATCTACGACGACGTGGCCGAGTGGATCCACGGGGGCACGGGCATCGTCTTGGAACACGACGGCCACGAGAGAACCGTGCGTATCGGCATCCAGGTCAACAACATGATCGGCCACAACCAGATGACCATCGCTGAGTGCGCCGGGGGCCAGGACTATCTAAACTCGCTCCCCAGATTTTCAAGAAACTCCAACCCATCGTCGTCGTTATCATCCCCGAACAATCCGAACAACCCATTCAATGGTGCCAGCGCCAAAGACAAAACTTGA
- a CDS encoding C2H2-type zinc finger protein (similar to Ashbya gossypii ADL040W): protein MLSLIPTINSLHVDERPLTYTAELSDWYFERSSREQAAQFTIGKWSKLNMLSLPESIGLSKTRSYRSGEQELNSNDKVRLPPLSSLLPKPVYSESSLNMPETTEAPHFWPSASCCFSYYSIAQPLTSSSSLSSSSSSPCSSSASASSALLLAAPLSSSSSTQLSSSFPYPTQPTRINEPALMIPHFAIHNGTPSLAHYQATIERLQPTPSLSTNPRSVPNWRDYDPKKTCTVCGRHCTRPSTLKTHMLIHTGELPFECNWPGCRKRFNVRSNMKRHLNSHKRKLIKKTDNVAQQLIFRPQFPKLFNSTIH from the coding sequence ATGTTGTCTTTAATTCCAACAATTAATTCCCTCCACGTTGATGAGCGACCATTAACTTATACAGCTGAGTTGTCTGACTggtattttgaaagaagtAGTCGTGAACAGGCAGCTCAATTTACAATTGGCAAGTGGAGTAAATTAAATATGCTTTCCCTTCCAGAGTCTATTGGGCTCTCAAAAACTCGAAGTTATAGATCGGGCGAACAAGAACTAAATTCAAATGATAAAGTCAGACTTCCACCGCTATCGTCTTTGCTTCCAAAACCAGTATATTCTGAATCATCACTTAACATGCCAGAGACAACAGAGGCTCCACATTTCTGGCCTTCTGCATCATGTTGTTTCAGTTATTATTCAATAGCCCAACCACTAACTTCATCAAGCTCATtgtcgtcatcgtcatcatcgcCATGTTCCTCTTCAGCATCGGCGTCGTCGGCGTTGCTATTGGCAGCGCCActatcttcatcgtcatcaaCACAACTCTCGTCATCTTTCCCGTATCCTACCCAACCAACTAGAATTAACGAACCAGCATTAATGATCCCTCACTTTGCTATACACAATGGTACTCCATCTTTGGCTCATTACCAAGCTACTATTGAAAGACTTCAGCCAACCCCATCGCTCAGTACAAATCCGAGAAGTGTCCCAAACTGGAGAGATTACGACCCCAAGAAAACATGCACCGTCTGTGGCAGACATTGTACAAGACCTAGCACACTCAAAACTCATATGCTAATTCATACAGGCGAATTACCGTTTGAGTGTAACTGGCCTGGCTGCAGAAAAAGATTCAACGTCAGAAGCAACATGAAAAGACATCTAAATTCTCACAAGAGgaaactaataaaaaaaacagatAATGTAGCTCAGCAACTGATTTTTAGACCACAGTTTCCAAAACTGTTTAACTCTACCATTCATTGA
- the COX19 gene encoding Cox19p (similar to Ashbya gossypii ADL041C): MSANPGNALKALSPTPPERGSFPLDHDGECTRQMQEYLNCLKIVKGENAPNCRLLAKNYLKCRMDNSLMNKDEWKHLGLPDDAPASHGNAADKT, from the coding sequence ATGTCAGCTAACCCAGGGAATGCACTGAAAGCATTATCACCTACTCCCCCAGAACGTGGCTCTTTCCCGCTGGATCATGATGGCGAATGTACTAGGCAGATGcaagaatatttgaattgcCTGAAAATTGTCAAAGGAGAGAATGCTCCAAATTGTAGATTATTGGCTAAGAATTACTTGAAATGCCGAATGGATAACTCTCTGATGAATAAAGATGAATGGAAACATTTGGGACTACCTGACGATGCACCGGCAAGCCATGGAAATGCTGCTGACAAAACTTGA
- the DPS1 gene encoding aspartate--tRNA ligase DPS1 (similar to Ashbya gossypii ADL039C), translated as MSEHIEELSKQVAELSANEAGAEDVVLGEDGQPLSKKALKKLQKEQEKKRKKEERAQQLAEEQAARESAAAASDTAKDKYGKLPLIQSSSRSGVERVQISELSAADDGKEVVMRARVHNCRQQGATLAFLMLRQQSSLVQALVKANPDGSVSKQMVKWVGSINLESIVLVHGIVRKVVEPIKSATVQDLELQITKIHTISETPQRLPILLDDASRSEAEAEAAGLPVVNLDTRLDARVIDLRTTTNQAIFRIQDAVCQLFREFLQSKKFTEIHTPKLLSSPSEGGANVFEVTYFKGSAFLAQSPQFYKQQLIAADFERVFEIAPVFRAENSNTHRHMTEFTGVDLEMAFEEHYHEVVDLLSDLFMFIFSQLKDRYADEISIVRKQFPVDEFKLPKDGKMVKLHYKEGIAMLREAGKELGDFDDLSTENEKLLGKLVREKYDTDFYILDKFPLEIRPFYTMPDPENPQYSNSYDFFMRGEEIMSGAQRIHDPALLRQRMRHHGLTPEDAGFKDYCDAFTYGCAPHAGGGIGLERIIMFYLDLKNIRRATMFPRDPKRLRP; from the coding sequence ATGTCTGAACATATTGAAGAGTTGAGTAAACAAGTTGCAGAGTTGTCAGCCAATGAGGCTGGCGCTGAGGATGTCGTTCTTGGAGAAGATGGTCAGCCACTTTCCAAGaaggctttgaagaagctgcaAAAAGAACAGGAGAAGAAGCGGAAGAAGGAGGAAAGGGCTCAACAGTTGGCGGAGGAGCAGGCGGCAAGGGAAAGTGCGGCCGCAGCATCAGACACCGCGAAAGACAAGTATGGGAAGTTACCTTTGATTCAATCTTCAAGTAGAAGCGGGGTTGAAAGGGTGCAGATTTCTGAGCTGAGTGCGGCAGACGATGGCAAGGAGGTTGTGATGAGGGCCAGAGTGCACAATTGTAGACAACAGGGTGCAACTCTTGCATTTTTGATGCTAAGACAACAGTCGTCGTTGGTTCAGGCGTTGGTGAAGGCTAACCCAGATGGTAGCGTGTCGAAGCAGATGGTTAAGTGGGTAGGGTCTATTAACTTGGAGTCAATTGTGTTGGTCCATGGTATTGTGAGGAAGGTGGTAGAGCCAATTAAGTCAGCTACGGTGCAAGATTTGGAGCTTCAAATCACGAAAATCCACACCATTTCTGAGACCCCTCAACGGCTTCCTATTTTATTGGACGATGCATCTCGTTCCGAGGCGGAGGCTGAAGCAGCAGGGTTGCCAGTTGTGAATTTGGACACACGTCTCGATGCCCGTGTCATTGACTTGAGAACCACAACTAACCAGGCAATTTTCAGAATACAGGACGCTGTTTGTCAGCTATTCAGAGAGTTTTTGCAATCTAAGAAGTTCACTGAGATTCATACGCCAAAATTGCTCTCATCTCCATCGGAGGGTGGCGCAAATGTGTTTGAGGTAACCTATTTTAAGGGAAGCGCATTTTTAGCACAATCTCCTCAATTCTATAAGCAGCAGCTAATTGCAGCCGACTTTGAGAGGGTGTTTGAGATCGCTCCGGTGTTTAGGGCTGAAAATTCCAACACACACCGTCACATGACGGAATTCACCGGGGTTGATCTGGAAATggcttttgaagaacacTACCACGAGGTTGTTGATCTTCTCAGCGACTTATTCATGTTTATATTTAGTCAACTAAAAGATCGGTACGCTGATGAAATCTCCATTGTTCGTAAGCAATTCCCAGTTGATGAGTTCAAATTACCAAAGGATGGCAAAATGGTGAAACTCCACTATAAGGAGGGTATTGCCATGTTGAGAGAGGCTGGTAAAGAGCTTGGTGACTTTGATGACTTGTCTACcgaaaatgaaaagttgTTAGGTAAGTTAGTCAGAGAGAAATACGACACTGACTTTTACATCTTGGACAAATTTCCACTAGAAATTCGTCCATTCTACACCATGCCTGATCCAGAGAACCCTCAATACTCCAATTCATATGACTTTTTCATGAGGGGTGAAGAAATAATGTCTGGTGCACAACGTATTCATGACCCTGCGTTACTAAGACAAAGAATGAGACACCATGGGTTAACTCCCGAGGATGCTGGCTTCAAAGATTATTGTGATGCCTTCACATATGGTTGTGCTCCACATGCAGGTGGTGGTATTGGGTTGGAAAGAATCATCATGTTTTACTTAGACTTAAAGAACATCAGAAGGGCAACAATGTTCCCAAGAGACCCAAAAAGATTAAGACCATAG